One window from the genome of Streptococcus salivarius encodes:
- a CDS encoding class I SAM-dependent methyltransferase yields MIITTSLRENETLIARAQELASELGADYQPRRKLSLSKCLERFGPFYLLYKDRLSFVNSDASELTFHPDTAALRIKAPHDALVSLLGKSPKSILDTTMGLASDSLVMAAVGNQVTALESQDVIFQVVSRGLASYQTDDKQLEKAMRSIKAIKSDSLSFLKAKADNSFDIIYADPMFSEIIKESENLEAIKPLANGSRLTEEWLKESKRVAREKIIIKAHFRDTVFEELGFERQVRPNQKLHYGVMDVREGH; encoded by the coding sequence ATGATTATTACGACATCTTTACGTGAAAATGAGACCTTGATTGCGCGTGCCCAAGAATTAGCTAGCGAACTAGGAGCTGACTATCAGCCGCGACGCAAGTTGTCTTTATCCAAATGTCTGGAACGATTTGGCCCCTTTTATCTTCTATATAAAGACAGATTGTCTTTTGTCAATTCGGATGCTAGTGAGTTGACCTTCCATCCAGATACGGCTGCTCTCAGGATTAAGGCCCCCCATGACGCTTTAGTCAGTCTTTTAGGTAAGTCTCCCAAATCTATTCTTGACACGACCATGGGTTTGGCTTCTGATAGCTTAGTGATGGCAGCAGTGGGAAATCAGGTGACTGCCCTTGAGAGTCAAGATGTGATTTTTCAGGTGGTTTCTCGTGGTCTTGCCTCTTATCAGACGGATGATAAGCAGCTTGAAAAAGCCATGCGTTCTATTAAAGCTATTAAGAGCGATAGCTTGTCTTTTTTGAAAGCTAAAGCTGACAATTCCTTTGATATCATCTATGCCGATCCTATGTTTTCAGAAATCATCAAGGAATCGGAAAATCTAGAGGCTATCAAGCCTCTGGCCAATGGTAGCCGTCTGACAGAAGAATGGCTAAAAGAATCTAAACGTGTTGCACGGGAAAAAATTATCATCAAGGCACATTTTCGAGATACCGTTTTTGAAGAACTTGGTTTTGAACGCCAGGTTCGGCCCAATCAAAAGTTGCATTATGGTGTCATGGATGTAAGAGAGGGTCATTGA
- a CDS encoding efflux RND transporter periplasmic adaptor subunit: MRKKISPKLFKNKKRVWIIGGIGFLVLLVLGFNLFAGGGKNDKASESPTASKVTKGQLASSTLLTGMVKAQSEQYVYFDNTIGRNATVTVSVGEEVSVGQQLVQYDSTSAQAAYDTASRAYNKAVRDRNYFQQYGTAPAASAQTSSDSDEDDSTTIVSPQQRQQTEASNYQTLQDYNDAIANAASELEKAQDVLNQTVIVSDANGTVVEVADSVDPASKESQTLVHVTSEGQFEIQGTLTEYDIPNISVGQKVKITSKVYPDQTWTGKVSYVSNYPKQNASQSTGTSGNSGQSGSQYEYKVQLTSPIGKLKQGFNVSLEVTKDDDALLVPVTAVSKKGSDNYVWVYDDETQKIKQVKVKLGNADGKQQEIASGLKEGQKVITKAEKSFKDGETLKDVTDADSKKSKDTSGEEVKSSD; the protein is encoded by the coding sequence ATGCGAAAGAAAATCAGTCCAAAGTTATTTAAAAATAAAAAAAGAGTTTGGATCATTGGAGGAATTGGCTTCCTTGTCCTTTTGGTCCTAGGCTTTAACCTTTTTGCAGGTGGTGGCAAGAATGATAAGGCTTCTGAGTCCCCTACAGCAAGTAAGGTAACTAAGGGGCAGCTAGCCTCGTCGACCCTTCTGACTGGCATGGTGAAGGCTCAGTCGGAACAGTATGTTTATTTTGACAATACCATTGGACGCAATGCCACTGTGACAGTCTCTGTTGGTGAGGAAGTTAGCGTCGGTCAGCAACTGGTCCAATACGATAGCACCTCAGCCCAAGCGGCTTATGATACGGCTAGTCGTGCCTACAATAAGGCAGTTCGTGACCGTAATTATTTCCAACAGTATGGGACGGCTCCTGCGGCTTCAGCACAAACAAGTAGTGATTCGGATGAGGATGATTCGACAACTATCGTTAGCCCTCAGCAGCGTCAGCAAACCGAGGCAAGTAATTACCAAACCTTGCAAGATTATAATGATGCCATTGCCAATGCAGCATCAGAGCTAGAAAAGGCACAAGATGTTCTCAACCAAACAGTCATTGTTTCAGATGCTAATGGGACAGTCGTAGAAGTCGCGGACTCTGTGGACCCTGCTTCAAAAGAGAGCCAAACCCTAGTTCATGTGACAAGTGAAGGCCAATTTGAGATTCAAGGGACCTTAACAGAATATGACATTCCAAATATTTCAGTAGGTCAGAAGGTTAAGATTACTTCTAAAGTCTACCCAGATCAAACTTGGACAGGTAAAGTCAGCTACGTTTCCAATTATCCTAAGCAAAATGCCAGTCAGTCAACGGGGACATCTGGCAATTCAGGTCAGTCAGGTTCCCAGTATGAATATAAGGTTCAGTTGACCAGTCCTATCGGCAAACTTAAGCAAGGTTTTAATGTATCTCTTGAAGTGACAAAGGATGATGATGCCTTGTTAGTTCCAGTAACTGCTGTGAGCAAGAAAGGCTCTGACAACTATGTCTGGGTTTACGATGACGAGACTCAGAAAATCAAGCAAGTTAAGGTCAAACTTGGTAATGCAGATGGCAAGCAACAAGAAATTGCATCAGGACTTAAAGAGGGTCAAAAGGTCATCACCAAGGCCGAAAAATCCTTTAAGGATGGCGAGACCTTAAAGGATGTGACGGATGCTGATAGCAAAAAATCAAAAGACACTAGTGGAGAAGAGGTGAAGTCTAGTGACTAA
- a CDS encoding ABC transporter ATP-binding protein yields MVLKGITKSFKNGQESLQVLKGIDLSVEEGDFVAIMGPSGSGKSTLMNIIGLLDQPTTGSYQLEGEDVDDLSENRLAKVRNDQIGFIFQQFFLLPKLSAQKNVELPLIYAGKSPRERKQRAQQFLEKVGLSDRSHHLPSELSGGQKQRVAIARALSNDPAIILADEPTGALDTKTGMQIMELLTQLNREGKTIIMVTHEPEIADYARRKIVIRDGEITQDTTDSVRID; encoded by the coding sequence ATGGTTTTAAAAGGCATCACCAAGTCTTTCAAAAATGGTCAAGAGTCCTTGCAGGTACTCAAGGGTATTGATTTATCGGTTGAAGAAGGTGACTTTGTGGCTATCATGGGTCCTTCTGGTTCAGGGAAATCAACCCTCATGAATATTATCGGACTCCTTGATCAACCGACTACAGGTTCCTATCAACTTGAGGGGGAAGATGTGGATGACCTCTCCGAAAATCGATTAGCCAAGGTGCGAAATGACCAGATTGGCTTTATCTTTCAACAATTTTTTCTCTTGCCAAAGTTAAGTGCCCAAAAGAATGTAGAGCTTCCCTTGATTTATGCAGGGAAATCTCCACGTGAACGTAAGCAAAGGGCACAACAATTCTTGGAAAAAGTTGGCTTGTCAGACCGTAGCCATCACCTACCATCGGAGCTGTCTGGTGGACAAAAGCAGAGGGTGGCTATTGCGCGTGCCCTATCTAATGACCCAGCAATCATTTTGGCGGACGAGCCTACGGGTGCTCTTGATACCAAGACGGGGATGCAGATTATGGAGCTCTTAACCCAGCTGAATCGTGAAGGAAAGACTATCATCATGGTTACCCATGAGCCAGAGATTGCAGACTATGCCCGACGTAAGATTGTCATCCGTGATGGGGAGATTACCCAGGATACAACTGATAGCGTTCGGATTGACTAG
- a CDS encoding ABC transporter permease: MENWKFALSSIRSHKMRSFLTMLGIIIGVAAVVLIMGLGNGMRQSVTDSVTGDKDTVQVYYEAKGEELDPAYADLAQPTKPVKEVWLEQVAKQTPGIDSYFVTNSLTSSISLQKKTVKNVNITGASQGYFKAKKLEMLTGRSLQDNDYKNFSRVIVIDQMVAKKLFETNEDALNQVVTIGNNDYRVIGVYKNKDTAIGAYGEIGTALVANTQLAAENNTDAIGQIFFHVTDVKNSSSVAKDAAKRLTQLSQDDNGEYKAADMSSALDQVNTIFGTITTVVGAIAGISLLVGGIGVMNIMLVSVTERTREIGLRKALGATRRKILTQFLIESMVLTILGGLIGLGFAALVVGPIGSAMDLKATVSLGVAMGSIAFSASVGIIFGLLPANKASKLDPIEALRYD; encoded by the coding sequence ATGGAAAATTGGAAATTTGCTCTTAGTTCTATTCGTTCACACAAGATGAGGTCCTTCCTGACCATGTTGGGAATCATCATTGGTGTTGCCGCGGTAGTACTTATCATGGGGCTAGGAAATGGAATGCGTCAGAGTGTTACCGATAGTGTGACTGGTGACAAGGATACAGTTCAAGTCTACTATGAAGCCAAGGGTGAGGAGCTAGATCCTGCTTATGCAGATTTGGCACAACCTACCAAACCGGTTAAAGAAGTTTGGTTAGAGCAAGTGGCTAAGCAGACGCCAGGTATCGATAGTTATTTTGTGACCAACAGCCTAACTTCCTCGATCTCCCTCCAAAAAAAGACCGTGAAGAATGTTAATATCACAGGTGCCAGTCAGGGCTACTTTAAAGCCAAAAAGTTAGAAATGTTGACAGGACGTTCCTTGCAAGACAATGATTATAAAAACTTTTCACGAGTTATTGTCATTGATCAGATGGTGGCTAAAAAACTCTTTGAGACGAATGAGGATGCCCTTAACCAAGTGGTTACTATTGGGAACAATGATTATCGTGTGATTGGTGTTTATAAGAATAAAGACACAGCAATCGGTGCCTACGGCGAAATTGGAACAGCTCTTGTGGCCAATACCCAGCTAGCGGCTGAAAATAACACTGACGCTATTGGTCAAATTTTTTTCCATGTGACCGATGTGAAAAATAGTAGTAGCGTTGCTAAGGATGCTGCTAAACGCTTGACCCAGTTGTCCCAAGATGACAATGGAGAGTACAAGGCGGCAGATATGAGTTCAGCCTTAGATCAGGTCAACACGATCTTTGGAACCATAACCACTGTTGTTGGTGCCATTGCTGGGATTTCATTATTAGTTGGTGGGATTGGTGTTATGAATATCATGCTGGTTTCGGTAACTGAGCGGACACGAGAGATTGGCCTTCGTAAAGCTTTAGGCGCCACACGTCGTAAAATCTTGACTCAGTTTTTAATTGAATCGATGGTCCTTACCATCCTGGGTGGTTTGATTGGTCTAGGTTTTGCGGCCCTTGTAGTTGGACCAATTGGGAGTGCAATGGATCTTAAAGCAACGGTCTCTCTTGGCGTAGCCATGGGAAGCATAGCCTTCTCAGCAAGCGTAGGAATCATTTTTGGCCTCCTGCCGGCTAATAAGGCTTCAAAACTCGACCCTATCGAAGCTCTTAGATATGATTAG
- the rplJ gene encoding 50S ribosomal protein L10 gives MSEAIIAKKAEQVAIVAEKMKAAASIVVVDSRGLTVDQDTVLRRNLRESGVEFKVIKNSILSRAAEEAGLEDLKELFVGPSAVAFSNEDVIAPAKVISEFAKDAEALEIKGGVVDGAFTSVEEINALASLPNKEGMLSMLLSVLQAPVRNVAYAVKAVAESKEDGAA, from the coding sequence ATGAGTGAAGCTATTATTGCTAAGAAAGCTGAACAGGTTGCTATCGTCGCTGAGAAAATGAAAGCAGCAGCATCTATCGTTGTTGTTGACTCTCGTGGACTTACAGTTGACCAAGATACAGTTCTTCGTCGTAATCTTCGTGAATCAGGCGTTGAATTTAAAGTTATCAAAAACTCTATCTTGAGCCGTGCAGCTGAAGAAGCAGGTCTTGAAGACCTTAAAGAACTTTTTGTTGGTCCATCTGCAGTAGCATTCTCAAACGAAGATGTTATCGCACCAGCAAAAGTTATTAGCGAATTTGCTAAAGACGCAGAAGCTCTTGAAATCAAAGGTGGTGTTGTTGACGGCGCGTTCACTTCAGTCGAAGAAATCAACGCTCTTGCATCACTTCCAAACAAAGAAGGTATGCTTTCTATGCTCCTTTCTGTACTTCAAGCGCCAGTGCGCAACGTTGCATACGCTGTCAAAGCGGTTGCAGAAAGCAAAGAAGACGGTGCTGCATAA